A genomic stretch from Acidobacteriota bacterium includes:
- a CDS encoding universal stress protein, translating into MQLRRILMPTDFSTSADAALGEALFFARRSRAELHLLHVIEWLQPRPSSEMDLIEMDEVFERLGEVAAAETRRLLERVPTKQLEIRESLRRGISAAAEIVAYAEAESIDLIVIGTHGRRGVRRFLLGSVAEEVARTAACPVLTLPERGDLTEDLEIERIVVPFDYSDDACASLRTAISLARSFNGRIDLVHAILPPTVAGASVPMPAVVPTTLARTQELALQKVASEVTTPEVTVDAHLLVGPVPSSITSYAEEVQANLIVMASHGLSGYHRFLLGSVTERVVRSASCPVLVCRPHLESGKVADGNTGQGR; encoded by the coding sequence ATGCAGCTGAGAAGAATCTTGATGCCCACCGATTTCTCTACCAGCGCCGACGCCGCCCTGGGGGAGGCTCTTTTCTTCGCCCGGCGTTCCCGGGCCGAGCTGCACTTGCTCCACGTCATCGAGTGGCTCCAGCCGCGACCCTCTTCGGAAATGGACTTGATCGAGATGGATGAGGTGTTCGAACGCCTCGGGGAGGTGGCCGCTGCCGAAACCCGTCGCCTGCTCGAGCGAGTGCCGACGAAGCAGTTGGAGATTCGCGAATCGCTCCGGCGCGGCATCTCGGCCGCGGCGGAGATCGTGGCCTATGCCGAGGCCGAGAGCATCGACCTGATCGTCATCGGCACTCATGGACGGCGCGGCGTTCGGCGATTTCTGCTGGGCAGCGTCGCCGAAGAGGTGGCCCGCACCGCCGCTTGTCCGGTGCTGACGCTACCGGAACGGGGTGATCTCACGGAGGATCTGGAGATCGAACGCATCGTCGTACCGTTCGACTACTCCGATGATGCTTGCGCTTCACTGCGCACGGCGATTTCGCTGGCCCGGTCTTTCAACGGCCGGATCGACCTGGTTCACGCCATCCTTCCGCCGACGGTGGCTGGAGCTTCGGTACCGATGCCCGCGGTGGTGCCGACCACGCTCGCCAGAACCCAGGAATTGGCGCTGCAGAAGGTCGCTTCGGAGGTGACGACTCCGGAGGTGACGGTCGATGCCCATCTGCTGGTCGGTCCCGTTCCGTCGAGCATCACTTCCTACGCGGAGGAAGTCCAGGCGAATCTGATCGTGATGGCGAGCCACGGCCTGTCCGGCTACCACCGGTTCCTCCTCGGCAGCGTGACGGAGCGGGTGGTGCGTTCCGCTTCTTGTCCGGTGCTAGTGTGCCGGCCCCACCTCGAGTCCGGGAAGGTCGCCGATGGGAATACGGGGCAGGGTCGATAG
- the lptE gene encoding LPS assembly lipoprotein LptE: protein MPALLPALLLGLVAVGCGYALVGRGSNIPESVEAVYLEALVNRTQRSQVDQFLTRAIADELTTRRLFDLLGGPEGADAVLKGSVENFAVTPITFDNQGLAREYEISITAKMSFVEIGTDEVIWSNDRYLFRENYVVEEVGTNYLDRENDAIERAAENFAETMVSDLLEGF from the coding sequence TTGCCGGCCCTCCTGCCGGCCTTGCTGTTGGGCTTGGTTGCCGTCGGATGCGGCTATGCACTGGTAGGGCGGGGTTCGAACATTCCGGAGTCCGTCGAGGCGGTGTATCTGGAGGCGCTGGTCAACCGCACCCAGCGCTCGCAGGTGGATCAGTTCTTGACCCGGGCGATCGCAGATGAATTGACCACCCGCCGCCTGTTCGATCTGCTCGGCGGTCCGGAAGGCGCGGACGCGGTGCTCAAGGGCTCCGTCGAGAACTTCGCTGTCACCCCGATCACCTTCGACAATCAAGGACTGGCACGAGAGTACGAGATCTCGATCACCGCCAAGATGTCCTTCGTGGAGATCGGCACCGACGAGGTGATCTGGTCGAATGACCGCTACCTGTTCCGGGAGAACTACGTGGTCGAAGAGGTGGGTACCAACTACCTCGACCGCGAGAACGACGCCATCGAGCGGGCGGCAGAAAACTTCGCCGAGACGATGGTCAGCGACCTCCTAGAGGGTTTCTAG
- the ybgF gene encoding tol-pal system protein YbgF, which translates to MRTRLQNRLSGRLLTVGVLLLAGLAPACVSTSDIESIQSQLNDIQNQIDQAQAQAPSKEEVTSLEAQVSRQMEAVLKSEADMQVRLQDLSDEIEQLQANLEDTNYRLSQLSQQIASTNQELKAFRAAPPVIPSSEGGEDDPSLGTTVPPASGTVTTDPQSLYQAAYNDYLRGNYDLAVQSFEEYLRAFPGTDLADNAVYWIGECFYRQGQFRQAIGQFDAVVARYPRSDKLPSAVLKKGYAHLQLGERGEGVDQLRRVVDRYPNSDEANLARQRLREVGVESR; encoded by the coding sequence ATGCGAACTCGTCTACAGAACCGCCTTTCGGGCCGTCTCTTGACGGTCGGCGTCTTGCTCCTCGCGGGGCTGGCGCCGGCCTGCGTCTCCACCAGCGACATCGAGTCGATTCAGAGTCAACTCAACGACATTCAGAATCAGATCGACCAGGCCCAGGCACAGGCTCCGAGCAAGGAAGAAGTGACTAGCCTGGAGGCTCAAGTCAGTCGCCAGATGGAGGCAGTCCTGAAGTCCGAAGCGGACATGCAGGTGCGGCTGCAGGATTTGTCGGACGAAATCGAGCAACTCCAGGCCAACCTCGAAGACACCAACTACCGGTTGTCCCAGCTTTCCCAGCAGATCGCTTCGACCAACCAGGAATTGAAAGCCTTCCGCGCCGCGCCGCCGGTCATCCCGAGCAGCGAAGGCGGAGAAGACGATCCATCCCTGGGCACGACGGTTCCTCCGGCGTCGGGCACCGTCACCACCGATCCTCAGTCGCTCTACCAGGCGGCCTACAACGACTACCTGCGCGGCAACTACGACCTCGCCGTGCAGAGCTTCGAGGAGTACCTTCGCGCCTTTCCGGGCACCGACCTGGCGGACAACGCCGTCTACTGGATCGGCGAGTGCTTCTATCGCCAGGGCCAGTTCCGGCAAGCGATCGGACAGTTCGACGCGGTGGTCGCCCGCTACCCGCGGAGTGACAAGCTTCCGAGCGCCGTGTTGAAAAAGGGCTACGCCCATCTGCAACTCGGCGAGCGGGGCGAAGGCGTCGACCAACTCCGGCGGGTGGTCGACCGCTATCCCAACAGTGATGAAGCCAACCTCGCTCGCCAGCGGCTGCGGGAAGTCGGGGTTGAATCGCGCTGA
- a CDS encoding HU family DNA-binding protein → MTRKKDPRPQSKAPSGLTKADLIDVVYQRHGALTRTEAAEVVDKIFATVKTSLGGGRPVRIKNFGTFEVMPRAGRVGVDPSSGDRIFIPPHNGLSFRPARRLKSEVTRKASPRRRDDLEG, encoded by the coding sequence GTGACTCGAAAAAAAGACCCTCGACCCCAGTCCAAGGCCCCAAGCGGCCTCACCAAAGCCGATCTCATCGACGTCGTCTACCAGCGCCACGGCGCCCTGACGCGCACCGAAGCGGCGGAAGTGGTCGACAAAATTTTCGCCACCGTCAAGACCAGCCTGGGTGGCGGCCGTCCGGTGCGGATCAAGAACTTCGGCACCTTCGAAGTGATGCCCCGGGCGGGCCGGGTCGGCGTGGATCCTTCGAGCGGCGACCGCATTTTCATCCCGCCCCACAACGGACTGAGCTTTCGACCGGCGCGCCGCCTCAAGTCCGAGGTCACCCGAAAAGCAAGCCCTCGCCGTCGCGACGACCTGGAGGGCTAA
- the nusB gene encoding transcription antitermination factor NusB: MNDTLPESATLVEEGEAQPAEKPLGKRRAAREMALRMLYQLDLGGSSLAQIFGSFDVQEFLRMASASKRAQRDPEAAFAFSRKLVEGTVEHLEEIDRSLDSQATNWRLQRMSKVDRNVLRLALYELRFEKDTPKLVVVDEAIELAKRYGDVNSGRFVNGLLDGLLKGEGKDHG, encoded by the coding sequence GTGAACGACACGCTGCCGGAGTCCGCCACCCTGGTCGAGGAAGGTGAGGCCCAGCCCGCCGAGAAACCCCTCGGCAAACGCCGGGCGGCGCGCGAGATGGCGCTCCGCATGCTCTACCAACTCGATCTCGGAGGGTCCTCCCTGGCGCAAATCTTCGGATCCTTTGATGTGCAGGAGTTTTTGCGTATGGCGAGCGCCAGCAAGCGGGCGCAGCGGGATCCGGAGGCGGCCTTTGCGTTCTCTCGCAAGCTGGTGGAGGGCACCGTCGAACATCTGGAAGAGATCGACCGCTCCCTCGACTCGCAGGCCACCAACTGGCGCTTGCAGCGCATGTCGAAGGTCGATCGCAACGTGTTGCGTCTGGCCCTCTACGAGTTGCGCTTTGAGAAGGACACGCCGAAACTGGTGGTGGTCGACGAGGCGATCGAGTTGGCGAAGCGCTACGGCGACGTCAACTCCGGGCGCTTCGTCAACGGACTTTTGGACGGGCTACTGAAAGGTGAGGGCAAGGACCATGGTTGA
- the ribH gene encoding 6,7-dimethyl-8-ribityllumazine synthase translates to MSTFDEIVGTLDGQGQRFGLVASRYYEDLMERMVKDAIRCLEHHGGAKEDVTLVRVPGAWEIPGALAALAETGRYDALVALGIVIRGETTHYDYVCSRANDGCGRVADRAGLPVGFGVLTCEDGEQAAVRAEGPRGKGWEAALAALEMSNLYRRIREMDPYGAAW, encoded by the coding sequence ATGAGCACCTTCGACGAGATCGTCGGCACCCTCGACGGACAAGGTCAGCGCTTCGGCCTGGTGGCGTCGCGCTACTACGAGGACTTGATGGAGCGGATGGTAAAGGACGCCATTCGCTGCCTCGAGCATCACGGTGGGGCGAAGGAGGACGTCACGCTGGTGCGAGTGCCCGGCGCCTGGGAGATCCCGGGTGCCTTGGCGGCGCTGGCGGAAACCGGCCGCTACGATGCTCTGGTCGCTTTGGGTATCGTCATCCGGGGCGAAACGACGCACTACGACTACGTTTGCAGCCGGGCGAACGACGGCTGCGGCCGGGTGGCCGATCGGGCCGGTTTGCCGGTGGGCTTTGGAGTGTTGACGTGTGAGGACGGCGAGCAAGCCGCGGTTCGGGCCGAGGGACCGCGGGGTAAGGGCTGGGAGGCGGCGCTGGCGGCCCTCGAGATGAGCAACCTCTACCGGCGGATTCGAGAGATGGACCCTTACGGAGCCGCGTGGTGA
- the rpsT gene encoding 30S ribosomal protein S20 — protein MANIKSAQKRIRQNEKERERNRAIRTKMRNAIRKLRSAVEGEDSKQAQELLVPTLSIIDVTARKGVIHANTAARYKSRLARAVAALG, from the coding sequence ATGGCCAATATCAAGAGTGCCCAGAAGCGAATCCGCCAGAACGAAAAGGAGCGCGAGCGCAACCGCGCCATTCGCACCAAGATGCGCAATGCCATCCGCAAGCTGCGCTCCGCCGTCGAGGGCGAAGATTCCAAGCAGGCCCAGGAACTCCTGGTCCCGACCTTGAGCATCATCGACGTCACGGCGCGCAAAGGCGTGATCCATGCCAACACTGCGGCGCGCTACAAGTCCCGCCTGGCCCGCGCCGTCGCGGCCCTCGGCTAG
- a CDS encoding helix-turn-helix domain-containing protein → MNPPHDWSDPGALPTPLAAEYLGLAPATLETLRSRGGGPPFVKLGRRVVYRREDLDVWLEDRRCTSTSDPG, encoded by the coding sequence GTGAATCCACCCCACGACTGGAGTGACCCAGGGGCGCTCCCCACGCCACTCGCTGCCGAGTATCTCGGGCTCGCGCCTGCGACCCTAGAGACACTGCGTTCTCGCGGTGGTGGGCCTCCCTTCGTCAAGCTCGGCAGGCGTGTCGTGTACCGCCGGGAGGATCTCGATGTCTGGCTTGAAGATCGCCGTTGCACTTCGACGAGCGATCCAGGATAG
- a CDS encoding TetR family transcriptional regulator → MNPTTQALTERGEKTRARILEAALQLFLERGYDNATMREIAATAGVSLGNAYYYFQSKEHLIQGYYERSHDEHLAACDPLLTAERGLEGRLRTVLTSKIATSMPYHRFAGTLFKTAADPRSPLSPFSAESEPTRREATELMAAVVEGSNVAVPSPLKSELPHLLWLYLMAIILFWIHDSSPDCRRTQRLIDRTCPIVARLIRLARNPLLKPLTAGAVRLLRELREDSAGEAIAAPL, encoded by the coding sequence ATGAATCCGACAACCCAGGCGCTGACCGAACGGGGCGAGAAAACCCGCGCCAGAATCCTCGAGGCGGCCCTCCAGCTGTTTCTCGAGCGCGGCTACGACAACGCCACCATGCGCGAAATCGCCGCCACGGCCGGAGTGTCCCTGGGCAACGCGTACTACTACTTTCAGTCGAAGGAACATCTCATCCAGGGGTACTACGAGCGCTCACACGACGAACATCTGGCGGCCTGCGACCCCCTCCTCACCGCCGAGCGCGGCCTGGAGGGCCGACTGCGGACGGTGCTGACATCCAAAATCGCCACCAGCATGCCCTACCACCGATTCGCCGGCACCTTGTTCAAGACGGCCGCCGATCCGAGAAGTCCCCTGAGCCCCTTCAGCGCTGAATCAGAACCCACCCGGCGCGAGGCCACGGAGCTGATGGCGGCGGTGGTCGAGGGCTCCAATGTCGCCGTCCCCTCACCATTGAAAAGTGAACTTCCCCACCTGCTGTGGCTCTATTTGATGGCGATCATCCTGTTCTGGATCCACGACTCGTCGCCCGACTGCCGCCGGACTCAACGGTTGATCGATCGCACCTGCCCGATCGTCGCCCGCCTGATCCGCCTGGCCCGCAATCCCCTGCTCAAACCGCTCACCGCCGGGGCCGTGAGGCTGCTGCGGGAGTTGCGGGAGGATTCAGCCGGGGAAGCTATCGCGGCGCCCTTGTAG
- the pal gene encoding peptidoglycan-associated lipoprotein Pal translates to MSRKWWICAVLLLIVPLFYGCPRQAPVTPDDTMEVETTPVEEPAVEIEEPEVEVPDDVEENTLPSDIAELNEELKRRGLIGDVYFDFDKSDLSEEARERLANNAAFMRENPQYQFRVEGHCDERGTNEYNLALGQRRATTAVDYITSLGADGGNMTTISYGEERPFCTENSEGCWARNRRAHFVVTDIN, encoded by the coding sequence ATGAGCCGCAAGTGGTGGATCTGTGCTGTGCTGTTGTTGATTGTTCCCCTGTTCTACGGATGTCCCAGGCAGGCTCCGGTGACTCCCGACGACACGATGGAAGTGGAGACCACTCCGGTCGAAGAGCCGGCGGTCGAGATCGAAGAGCCTGAGGTCGAGGTGCCGGACGACGTTGAAGAGAACACCCTTCCGTCGGACATCGCCGAGCTCAACGAAGAACTCAAGCGCCGCGGCCTGATCGGCGACGTCTACTTCGACTTCGACAAGTCGGATCTGAGCGAAGAGGCCCGTGAGCGCCTGGCCAACAACGCCGCCTTCATGCGCGAGAATCCGCAGTACCAGTTCCGGGTGGAAGGCCACTGCGACGAGCGCGGCACCAACGAGTACAACCTCGCCCTCGGCCAGCGGCGCGCCACCACCGCAGTGGACTACATCACCAGCCTGGGCGCCGACGGTGGCAACATGACCACCATCAGCTACGGTGAAGAGCGTCCCTTCTGCACCGAGAACAGCGAGGGTTGTTGGGCGCGCAACCGCCGGGCACACTTCGTCGTCACGGACATCAACTGA
- a CDS encoding IMS domain-containing protein, whose protein sequence is MNEPRSPFRTYRKVPRLAALGSAIVLAVSLLFAGCTSSEEQSENVRPEIETLLEAYLPALGGFYETGDRSLLEGLAAEKEIFTVEQRVQELYAQGKRVRAELKELSVEGVDVYQYSNAYVNTFEVWDLYVLATGSERVISSDLDQPNRVRYQVKRGDDGWKVLHRQLVEDS, encoded by the coding sequence ATGAATGAACCGAGATCCCCTTTCCGGACATACCGCAAGGTGCCCCGTCTCGCCGCTCTCGGCAGCGCGATCGTCCTTGCCGTTTCGCTTCTTTTCGCCGGCTGTACGTCTTCCGAAGAGCAGTCGGAGAACGTCCGGCCCGAAATCGAGACCTTGCTCGAAGCGTATTTGCCCGCCCTCGGAGGGTTCTACGAGACCGGCGATCGATCCTTGCTCGAAGGCTTGGCGGCGGAAAAAGAGATCTTCACCGTCGAGCAACGGGTGCAGGAACTGTACGCCCAAGGAAAGCGGGTGCGCGCCGAACTCAAAGAGCTGAGCGTCGAGGGAGTTGACGTCTACCAGTACTCCAACGCCTACGTGAACACCTTTGAGGTATGGGATCTGTATGTCCTGGCGACCGGCTCCGAACGGGTGATTTCGTCGGACCTCGACCAGCCCAATCGAGTGCGCTACCAGGTGAAGCGAGGCGACGATGGCTGGAAGGTGCTGCACCGCCAGTTGGTCGAAGACAGTTGA
- a CDS encoding SRPBCC family protein, whose amino-acid sequence MPAFTTSPAALLPLWFGFRAPVSRRAYLLSGLFLLVIKFLGDSWLLLQAGGSPWTPLEYLSPFGAHRLNSFPAVSLGWFAAWSLPFVWIGASMTARRARDAGLSPLVAILFFLPTVNFVLMLVLACAPSAPASGPTAGTQGKDTAATGPFETRETFGPVAETLPGVGMGAVAGGVILAAAFLTLESPYSLGLFVGAPFTMGLVTAFLVNRKQIRSAMSTQALSQLTLITGAGALLLFGIEGLICLAMAYPLAAFLAFLGSLLGRAVARPRRLATSHLVVIVALSPLITALDHAAPSPPSREIVTAVEIDAPPQTVWPHVIAFSELPPPNALAFRLGIAYPMRARIEGEGVGAVRYCEFSTGPFVEPITRWEEPHRLSFDVTSQPPTMQEWSPWNIEPAHLTESLHSERGEFRLIALPGGKTRLEGSTWYRHELFPQAYWNLWSDELIHGIHRRVLSHIAERAEAEPEFGSKVQAVAR is encoded by the coding sequence GTGCCAGCTTTCACCACCTCTCCTGCCGCCCTCCTGCCCTTGTGGTTTGGTTTCCGAGCGCCGGTCAGCCGCCGGGCCTATCTACTCAGTGGCCTCTTCCTCCTGGTGATCAAGTTCCTGGGCGATAGCTGGCTGTTGCTCCAGGCCGGCGGCTCCCCTTGGACGCCGCTCGAGTACCTCAGCCCCTTCGGCGCCCACCGGCTGAATTCTTTTCCTGCCGTGAGCCTCGGATGGTTCGCCGCTTGGAGTCTGCCGTTCGTCTGGATCGGCGCCTCCATGACCGCCCGGCGAGCACGCGATGCCGGGCTGTCGCCGCTGGTCGCGATCCTCTTCTTCCTGCCAACCGTCAACTTTGTCCTGATGCTGGTTCTGGCCTGCGCACCGTCGGCTCCCGCGTCGGGACCGACGGCGGGCACCCAAGGAAAGGACACCGCCGCAACAGGCCCCTTCGAAACCAGGGAGACCTTCGGGCCGGTGGCCGAAACGCTACCTGGGGTGGGTATGGGCGCCGTGGCCGGGGGCGTTATCCTCGCGGCGGCCTTCCTCACTCTGGAATCCCCCTACAGTCTCGGACTCTTCGTCGGCGCTCCGTTCACCATGGGGTTGGTGACGGCGTTTCTCGTCAATCGAAAACAGATTCGCTCGGCAATGTCGACTCAAGCGCTGTCGCAGCTCACTCTCATCACGGGAGCCGGTGCCCTGCTTCTCTTCGGCATCGAGGGTCTGATTTGCCTGGCCATGGCCTACCCCCTGGCGGCGTTCCTCGCCTTTCTCGGTAGCCTCCTCGGCAGGGCTGTCGCCCGGCCGCGGCGCCTGGCGACATCGCACCTCGTGGTGATCGTGGCGCTGTCGCCGCTCATCACCGCCCTCGACCACGCTGCCCCGTCCCCACCCTCGAGGGAGATCGTGACGGCCGTCGAGATCGACGCTCCGCCCCAAACCGTATGGCCGCACGTCATCGCATTCTCCGAACTGCCGCCTCCGAACGCCCTCGCCTTCCGCCTCGGCATCGCCTACCCGATGCGTGCCCGTATCGAAGGGGAAGGCGTAGGAGCGGTGCGCTATTGCGAGTTCTCGACCGGCCCCTTTGTCGAGCCCATCACTCGCTGGGAGGAACCGCACCGCTTGTCCTTCGACGTCACCTCCCAACCGCCGACCATGCAGGAGTGGAGCCCCTGGAATATCGAACCGGCACATCTCACCGAAAGCCTGCACTCGGAGCGCGGCGAATTTCGGCTGATCGCCCTACCGGGCGGCAAGACTCGCCTGGAAGGCAGCACCTGGTACCGGCACGAGCTGTTTCCCCAGGCCTACTGGAATCTCTGGTCCGACGAACTGATCCACGGCATCCATCGGCGGGTTCTCAGCCACATCGCCGAACGAGCCGAAGCCGAACCCGAATTCGGCTCGAAAGTCCAGGCCGTCGCCCGATGA
- the der gene encoding ribosome biogenesis GTPase Der — MNTTPMVAIVGRPNVGKSTLFNRLVGKRQAIVHDQPGVTRDRIVGTAELQVDREIDLVDTGGLVPGDDPLGLNKQVFLAVEESDLLVLVVDGREGLVPADEQVWEHFRQSGKATLVVVNKGDTRQAQEGFTEFYSLGAGDPILLSAEHGEGIDSLREAILGALTEVPAATVPEDASPVAIVGRPNVGKSSLLNRLLGQERSLVTPVAGTTRDPIDTLVEAGERHLMLIDTAGIRRRAKVSDTPEELAVMMSRRQIQRAKLAVLVIDASAGVTSNDLAIAGTIWELGRAAVVVVNKWDLLDEEGRERLDLSMPRLEELLADPLRVNISAATGRAVEKVFPAIDRALTAFDTRLGTSEVNRLFAEALRRHKPPAQYGKPWKAYYATQVSSEPPTFMLFANRTLKRADTYRRYLVNSIRRHLDLPGVPIRLVIRQRARR; from the coding sequence ATGAACACCACGCCCATGGTGGCCATCGTCGGTCGCCCGAACGTCGGCAAGTCCACCTTGTTCAATCGCCTGGTGGGCAAACGCCAGGCGATCGTCCACGACCAGCCGGGGGTAACCCGCGATCGCATCGTCGGCACCGCCGAACTGCAGGTGGACCGCGAGATCGATCTGGTAGACACCGGCGGCCTGGTGCCCGGCGACGATCCCCTGGGCCTCAACAAACAGGTCTTCTTGGCGGTGGAGGAGAGCGACCTGCTGGTGCTGGTGGTAGACGGCCGCGAGGGCCTGGTGCCGGCCGATGAGCAGGTATGGGAACACTTCCGGCAGTCCGGCAAGGCCACCCTGGTGGTGGTCAACAAGGGCGACACCCGGCAGGCCCAGGAGGGCTTCACGGAGTTCTACAGCCTCGGCGCCGGTGATCCCATCCTGCTGTCGGCGGAACACGGCGAGGGCATCGACTCGTTGCGCGAAGCGATTCTCGGCGCCCTGACGGAGGTGCCCGCGGCGACCGTCCCGGAGGACGCATCGCCGGTCGCCATCGTCGGCCGGCCGAACGTCGGCAAGTCGTCGCTGCTCAATCGGCTGCTCGGTCAGGAGCGCTCCCTGGTGACCCCCGTCGCCGGCACCACCCGGGACCCGATCGACACTCTGGTCGAGGCCGGCGAGCGCCATTTGATGTTGATCGACACGGCGGGAATCCGCCGCCGCGCCAAGGTGTCGGACACGCCGGAAGAGCTGGCCGTGATGATGTCCCGGCGGCAGATCCAGCGGGCCAAGCTGGCGGTGTTGGTGATCGACGCTTCGGCCGGCGTGACCAGCAACGATCTCGCCATAGCCGGCACTATCTGGGAGCTGGGCCGGGCGGCGGTGGTGGTGGTCAACAAGTGGGATCTGCTCGACGAGGAGGGCCGCGAGCGCCTCGACCTCAGCATGCCGCGCCTGGAAGAGCTGCTGGCGGATCCGCTGCGGGTCAACATCTCGGCCGCCACCGGCCGGGCGGTGGAGAAGGTGTTCCCGGCCATCGATCGCGCTCTGACCGCCTTCGACACCCGCCTCGGCACCAGCGAAGTGAACCGCCTCTTCGCCGAAGCTCTGCGCCGACACAAGCCCCCGGCGCAGTACGGCAAGCCCTGGAAGGCCTACTACGCGACTCAGGTTTCCTCGGAGCCGCCGACCTTCATGCTGTTCGCCAACCGCACCCTCAAGCGGGCGGACACCTACCGGCGCTACCTGGTCAACTCCATTCGCCGCCACCTCGACCTGCCGGGGGTGCCCATTCGCCTGGTCATACGGCAGCGGGCACGTAGATGA
- a CDS encoding MerR family transcriptional regulator gives MAGQTSKKLYYKIGEACKALDIQPYVLRYWETEFPALSPNKSRSGQRVYAEKELDIIRRIKALLYEEGYTIAGAKKKLEAELAAGTLGEQPAESEAAESSEEAGEVSAASTAQLTDGIRKALGEAREILALLDS, from the coding sequence ATGGCCGGCCAAACCTCCAAGAAGCTCTACTACAAGATCGGCGAAGCCTGCAAGGCGCTCGACATCCAGCCCTACGTGCTGCGCTACTGGGAAACCGAATTTCCTGCCTTGTCGCCCAACAAAAGCCGCTCCGGCCAGCGCGTCTACGCCGAAAAAGAGCTGGACATCATTCGGCGCATCAAGGCTCTCCTCTACGAAGAGGGCTACACTATCGCCGGTGCCAAGAAAAAGCTCGAGGCGGAGCTGGCTGCCGGCACCCTCGGCGAACAGCCGGCGGAAAGCGAAGCCGCGGAAAGCTCCGAAGAGGCTGGCGAGGTCTCAGCGGCGAGCACCGCCCAGTTGACTGACGGCATCCGCAAAGCCCTCGGCGAGGCGCGCGAAATCCTCGCCCTGCTGGATTCCTAG